In Gopherus evgoodei ecotype Sinaloan lineage chromosome 10, rGopEvg1_v1.p, whole genome shotgun sequence, a single window of DNA contains:
- the SIN3A gene encoding LOW QUALITY PROTEIN: paired amphipathic helix protein Sin3a (The sequence of the model RefSeq protein was modified relative to this genomic sequence to represent the inferred CDS: inserted 3 bases in 2 codons): protein MKRRLDEQESPVYTSQQRRITSSTEAFQHQHRVLAPAPPVYEAVSETMQSATGIQYSVTPSYQVSAVPQSSGSHGPAIATVHSGHHHTTPVQPHGSQVVQSHAHPTPPAAPVQGQQQFQRLKVEDALSYLDQVKLQFGSQPQVYNDFLDIMKEFKSQSIDTPGVISRVSQLFKGHPDLIMGFNTFLPPGYKIEVQTNDMVNVTTPGQVHQIPTHGLQPQPQPQHQSQPSAQSTPTPAQPAPQPPPAKISKPSQLQAHTPASQQTPPIPPYASPRSPPVQPHTPVTISLGTTPSLQNNQPVEFNHAINYVNKIKNRFQGQPDXYKAFLEILHTYQKEQRNAKEAGGNYTPALTEQEVYAQVARLFKNQEDLLSEFGQFLPDANSSVLLSKTTAEKVESVRNDHGGTVKKPQLNNKQQRPNQNGCQIRRHSGTGGTPPVKKKPKLLGLKDQSLAEASKHGVGTESLFFEKVRKALRSTEAYENFXRCLVIFNQEVISRAELVQLVSPFLGKFPELFTWFKNFLGYKESVHMETFPKERATEGIAMEIDYASCKRLGSSYRALPKSYQQPKCTGRTPLCKEVLNDTWVSFPSWSEDSTFVSSKKTQYEEHIYRCEDERFELDVVLETNLATIRVLEAIQKKLSRLSAEEQAKFRLDNTLGGTSEVIHRKALQRIYADKAADIIDGLRKNPSVAVPIVLKRLKMKEEEWREAQRGFNKVWREQNEKYYLKSLDHQGINFKQNDTKVLRSKSLLNEIESIYDERQEQASEDNAGVPIGPHLSLAYEDKQILEDAASLIIHHVKRQTGIQKEDKYKIKQIMYHFIPDLLFAQRGELSDVEEEEEEEMDVDEATGAAKKHNGVGGSPPKAKLLFSNTAAQKLRGVDEVYNLFCVNNNWYIFMRLHQILCLRLLRICTQAERQIEEENREREWEREVLGIKRDKSDSPAIQLRLKEPMDIEVEDYYPAFLDMVRNLLDGNMDSSQYEDSLREMFTIHAYIAFTMDKLIQSIVRQLQHIVSDEICVQVTDLYLSENSNGATGGLLSSQSSRALGEAAYQRKAEQLMSDENCFKLMFIQSRGQVQLTIELLDTEEENSDDPVEAERWSDYVERYVNSDSTSPELREHLAQKPVFLPRNLRRIRKCQRGREQQEKEGKEGNSKKSMENVESLDKLECKFKLNSYKMVYVIKSEDYMYRRTALLRAQQSHERVSKRLHQRFQAWVDKWTKEHVTREMSAETNKWLMGEGLEGLVPCTTTCDTETLHFVSINKYRVKYGTIFKTA from the exons GGAGGATGCACTGTCTTATCTTGACCAGGTGAAGCTGCAGTTTGGTAGTCAGCCTCAGGTCTACAATGATTTCCTGGATATAATGAAGGAATTTAAGTCTCAAAG TATTGACACTCCAGGGGTGATCAGCCGCGTGTCTCAGCTCTTCAAAGGTCACCCTGACTTGATCATGGGCTTCAATACCTTCTTGCCACCTGGCTACAAAATTGAGGTGCAGACTAATGATATGGTGAATGTGACAACACCAGGGCAGGTTCACCAGATCCCCACTCATGGCCTCCAGCCGCAGCCGCAGCCTCAGCATCAATCCCAGCCTTCAGCACAGTCAACCCCAACTCCAGCACAGCCTGCACCACAGCCACCACCTGCCAAAATCAGCAAG CCATCGCAATTGCAGGCACATacgccagccagccagcagactCCCCCAATTCCTCCATATGCATCACCACGCTCTCCACCTGTGCAGCCTCATACACCTGTGACAATCTCTCTTGGAACCACACCATCCCTGCAGAACAATCAGCCGGTTGAGTTTAATCATGCCATCAACTATGTCAACAAGATCAAGAATCGGTTCCAGGGACAGCCAGA ATATAAGGCCTTCCTGGAGATCCTCCACACGTATCAG AAAGAGCAGCGGAATGCCAAGGAGGCAGGTGGTAACTACACACCAGCTTTGACAGAGCAGGAGGTGTATGCACAGGTGGCACGCCTCTTCAAGAACCAGGAGGATTTACTCTCTGAGTTTGGGCAGTTCCTGCCAGATGCTAACAGCTCTGTG ttgttAAGCAAGACAACTGCAGAGAAAGTGGAGTCGGTGAGAAATGACCATGGTGGAACAGTCAAGAAACCCCAGCTCAACAACAAGCAACAAAGACCCAACCAAAATGGCTGTCAAATCAGACGGCACTCAGGAACTGGAGGAACCCCACCAGTGAAG AAGAAACCAAAGCTGCTTGGTTTAAAGGACCAGTCATTGGCAGAAGCCAGCAAACATGGAGTGGGGACAGAATCTCTGTTCTTCGAGAAG GTCCGCAAGGCTCTACGTAGCACGGAGGCATATGAAAATT TTCGCTGCCTGGTTATTTTTAATCAGGAGGTGATCTCCCGGGCTGAGCTTGTGCAGCTGGTTTCTCCGTTCTTGGG GAAATTCCCAGAACTGTTCACTTGGTTTAAAAACTTTCTGGGTTACAAAGAGTCTGTCCACATGGAGACCTTTCCAAAAGAACGGGCTACAGAGGGGATTGCCATGGAGATAGACTATGCTTCTTGTAAGAGACTGGGCTCCAGCTACCGAGCCTTGCCCAAGAGTTACCAGCAGCCCAAATGCACCGGGCGGACTCCGCTATGTAAAGAG GTTTTGAATGATACTTGGGTCTCCTTCCCTTCCTGGTCTGAGGATTCTACCTTTGTTAGCTCCAAGAAGACACAATACGAAGAACACATCTACAGATGTGAGGATGAGCGTTTTGAG CTGGATGTGGTCTTGGAGACTAACCTGGCAACAATCAGAGTCTTAGAGGCAATCCAAAAGAAACTCTCCCGTTTGTCTGCTGAGGAGCAAGCCAAATTCCGGCTGGACAACACTCTGGGTGGCACGTCGGAGGTGATCCACCGCAAGGCGCTGCAGAGGATATATGCTGACAAAGCGGCTGACATCATAGACGGTTTGAGGAAAAACCCATCTGTTGCCGTTCCTATTGTGCTGAAAAG ATTAAAAATGAAAGAGGAAGAGTGGCGAGAAGCCCAGAGAGGATTCAACAAAGTCTGGAGGGAGCAGAATGAGAAATATTACCTGAAATCCCTGGATCACCAGGGCATCAACTTCAAACAGAATGACACCAAGGTCCTGAGGTCAAAGAGCCTCCTCAATGAAATTGAGAGCATCTATGATGAG AGGCAAGAGCAGGCATCAGAAGATAATGCTGGAGTTCCCATAGGCCCACACCTGTCACTAGCCTATGAGGACAAGCAAATCCTGGAGGATGCTGCTTCTCTTATCATTCACCACGTGAAACGGCAGACAGGAATTCAGAAAGAGGACAAGTACAAAATCAAGCAGATCATGTACCATTTCATTCCGGACCTGCTGTTTGCTCAGCGGGGCGAGCTCTCGGAtgtagaggaggaagaagaggaggaaatggaTGTGGATGAAGCCACTGGGGCTGCGAAAAAGCACAATGGAGTTGGAGGCAGCCCCCCTAAAGCCAAGCTGCTGTTCAGCAACACAGCGGCCCAGAAGCTACGGGGGGTGGATGAAGTGTATAACCTCTTCTGTGTCAACAACAATTGGTACATCTTCATGCGGCTTCACCAGATCCTATGCTTGCGGCTGCTGAGGATTTGCACCCAGGCCGAGCGGCAAATCGAAGAGGAGAACCGGGAAAGGGAGTGGGAGCGGGAAGTGCTAGGCATAAAACGAGACAAGAGTGACAGCCCAGCAATTCAGCTGCGACTGAAAGAGCCCA TGGATATTGAGGTGGAGGATTACTACCCAGCTTTCCTGGATATGGTGCGGAACCTGCTAGATGGCAACATGGATTCATCCCAGTATGAGGACTCTCTGCGTGAGATGTTCACCATTCATGCCTACATTGCCTTTACCATGGACAAGCTGATCCAGAGCATTGTTAGACAG cttcagcacATAGTGAGTGATGAGATCTGCGTGCAGGTGACCGACCTTTACCTGTCGGAGAATAGCAACGGAGCTACCGGAGGTTTGTTGTCCTCACAGTCATCTCGGGCCCTTGGGGAGGCCGCGTACCAGCGCAAAGCCGAGCAGCTCATGTCAGACGAGAACTGTTTCAAG CTGATGTTCATTCAGAGCAGAGGCCAGGTCCAATTAACCATCGAGCTGCTGGACACTGAAGAGGAGAACTCGGATGACCCTGTAGAGGCAGAG CGTTGGTCAGACTATGTAGAGCGGTACGTCAACTCTGATTCTACCTCTCCCGAACTTCGGGAACACCTGGCTCAGAAGCCGGTTTTCCTGCCAAG GAATCTGAGGCGGATCCGTAAGTGTCAGCGTGGTCGGGAGCAGcaggaaaaggaagggaaggagggaaacaGTAAGAAGTCCATGGAGAATGTGGAGAGCTTGGACAAGCTGGAGTGTAAATTCAAACTGAACTCCTATAAGATGGTGTACGTGATCAAATCGGAGGATTACATGTACAGGAGGACGGCTCTGCTGCGTGCTCAGCAG TCCCATGAAAGAGTGAGCAAGCGGCTGCACCAGCGGTTCCAAGCCTGGGTGGACAAATGGACCAAGGAGCATGTGACCCGTGAAATGTCAGCTGAGACAAACAAGTGGCTAATGGGAGAAGGGTTGGAGGGTTTGGTGCCCTGTACCACTACCTGTGATACAGAGACCCTGCACTTTGTGAGCATTAACAAGTACCGTGTCAAATACGGCACAATATTCAAGACAGCGTAA